Below is a window of Leptospira sp. WS4.C2 DNA.
ATGATCACCATTGCAGTTGCAAACCAAAAAGGCGGAGAAGGAAAAACGACTACTTCTTTGAATCTTGCCATGGGGTTGGCCCGTCGCAATCTTAAAACCCTACTCATCGATATGGACCCTCAGGCCAATTCCACGGGAATATTTCTGAATCCAGAGACAGTTGAAAAAGACCTTGCCCACCTCTTCCAAAATTCGGCAAACCTTAAAGAAATCATCACACCAGCATATAACGAGTATTTGTGGGTAGCGCCATCTAGCATGCGCTTGGCGGAAATGGAAACGGTTTCTGTAAATTCAGTCGAAGCACCCTATATCCTAAGAGACTCCCTTGCCACAATCAAGGAATTTGATTTTGTCATCATCGACTGCCCTCCTTCTCTTTCCATCTTCACAGTGAATAGTCTCGTGGCAGCAAACTTCGTCCTCATCCCCCTCCAAGCAGAGAAGTTCTCCATGGATGGGATTATGGGCTTACAACAAACCATCTCCTCGATCAAAAAAAGGATCAATCCAGAGCTAGAAATTCTAGGGGCACTGATCACCCAACTCAAACCCCAGACCTTACTTACAAAAACCATCCTCCCCGTTTTGACCAAATACTTCCGAATTTTTGAACATACAATTTCGGATGGAGTGGCCATCGGAGAAAGCCATCTGGCAAAAAAATCTGTTTTCGATTACAACAGAACCTCACGTCAATCTCAAGAGTATGAAGGTTTTATAGAGGAGGTTTTAAATGAGCTTAAAAAGTAAACGCCTCGGAACTCTAGCCGACATCTACCAAGCCGAAAATTTAGATGGAACCATCCGAACCATTCGTATGGACAGGATCCTACCCTCCGAACACCAACCGAGACAGGAAAGAAAAAAGGGAATTGAGGAGCTTGCACAAACCTTAAAGGTGGATGGACTTTTGCAACCCATCATTGTGTCCAAGGGAGAGCGCGAAGGTCATTATAAAATCATTGCCGGCGAAAGAAGATACCATGCAGCCAAATCACTCGGCTGGGCAGAAATTGAATGTAAAATCCTAAACCGCCCCGACAAAGAAATTTATAAATTAGCCGTCATTGAAAACTTACAAAGGGAAAACCTATCCCCCTATGAAGAGGTGGATGCCCTCCTCTTTTTAAAAAACTCCCATAACTACACAGATCAGGAGTTAGGTGATCTTTTTGGGAAAAGTCGCAGCTACATGACGGAAGTCCTTTCTATTACCTCGATGTCAAAAGAAGACCTCGATAAATGCAAAAAAAATGAAATCTACAATAAGAACCTTCTTGTCCAAGCAGCCCAGGCCGCTAAGAAAGGAAACCTCGATGATTTTTTAACCCTCTTCCACAAAGGTGCTCTGAAGACTGTTAGAGATGCCAAAGACTTCAACAAACAGGTCAAATCAGGCGAAACAGGTTCCGCAAAAAACTCACTATTTTCTGGATACAAAATCCGGAGAACAGGAACAGGGATTCAGATTTTGTCCGACGACGAAATTTTACTCGGTGACATGTACAAATTCATCCGCAAGGAATTGGTAAAAAAATACGGAGACTCGGCATAACCCAGACAAGTACTTAGCAGTCAAGTACTTAGGAAAAAAATTTACAGTACAGCTCAGGAAAAATGCTGTACGAACTTGACATCTGCCGGAATCCGACAATAATGTGACATAATAAAAGTGATTTGAGTTTGAGCAGACGTTTCTTGTAGCCCAGGAGACGGGGGATCTGTAGTATCCCAACCCGAAATATAAAAAAATTCCCCTGGTGTTCCAGGGGGTCGGGGTTTCCCGAAGGAATGTTGTTGGATGAGACATAATTAACATTATGTCAGATAATGTCAACTCCTTCGTAAAATTTGCTTAAATTTGGTTTAATTTTTGCAGAAAAGCGGAGGAGCTTTTGTGAGCGACCAGCGGCATCCCTATATCCGACTGATGACCGACATCATAGACTCTGGTGTTTGGGCTGGCCTATCCCATGCGGCCAAAACACTCTACCCGGTCTTATTGAAATTCAGTGACTACAACTTCAAACCAGTTTGGCCCAATACAGAAACATTGATGAGGCTGACAGGATTCAAAACCAAAAAATCCATTGTCTCTGCCAAAAAAGAACTCACACGAGCGGGCCTACTCTTCCAAGTCCCCGGCAATGGACGAACCTCAACAAGGTATCACTTTTCTTTCCACTATGAGGGCTCCAGGATTACCCCTCTGGGGGATACAAATATAACCCTCAGGGATTCCGAGATGGGGACCTCTGGGGGTTCGAAACTTACCGATAAGGGGGGTGCAGACGGGACCCCAAACCATATTAATATAACTATATCTAATACAAACAATCTACCTGCGGTGCCCACGGCGGGAGAATTGGGCAAGGAAAAGGAAGAGAAAAAAGCGTTCGAAACTTTAGTGGAACTCTTTGGACCTGAGATTGCATTAGAAGCTTATAAAAAAGCTGTCTCCTTACATATGGAATCAAATGCATCCTATGTCCAATCTCTATGCAGGGAACTGATCTCCATCCAAAGACAGGAAGTGATTAAAACTGAGCAGAAAGTTTCTGCGGAAGAAAGTCTCTCCCACCCTGCCTCCTGGGTTGGATTTTTATCCTGGGCAAGCAAAGAACTGACCCAATCCTCATGGAACCAACTCGAGAAGGTACCGGTAGAGACCGATGGGAATGTGATCGTTGTCACCTCTCCCCTTCAGGGACATTTACGCCAAATTGTGAATATGTATTTTACGGAACGCGTGAAACCGGCAGTCCTCGTTGTATTTTCAGAGAAAGAAGAAGGATCACGCCTCAGTGAAATTCGATAGACTAGATAGAAAAACGGTATTTTTTGGAAGGAATCAGCATCTAAAAGCGCAATGAAAGATCATTTAATCCGCACAAGCCACCCCTACTCTTTACCAATCAAATCAGTTTCCACTTCGGGAACCTTCGAAGTCAAAAATGAAGAATTTTTATCCTTTTTTGAAGAAAAGGAGCAGTCCTCACTTTCCTCCATCATCTTTCAGTTTGATGATGTTGTATATTTTAATGGAATCGAACTTTTACCTGGCAAGGATGGTTTGGACTTTTTTCCCGATTCTTTCCGGTTTGAATTGTCTCACGATGGAAAGTATTGGGAACCAATTTTACAAGAGTCTTCCTTTCGTAAATCTTTCAAAACCTCGGCAAAATGGCTTTTTTCTCTTACTAGCGCTCGTTATGTGAAGTTTGTTTCAAAAATTTCAAGAAAAGCTAGTAACGGGAAAAATCGGATTAGTTTTGGTCAGTTGAAGATACTCATTACAGGGATCCAATCCATCCAAACAAGTTCCGAGTTGGACAGGTTGTATGTAAAAGAAAATCTTTTTGATACAAGGCCGGATTACGGATGGTCTTCCAAAAAGAAGGAAGAACCTGAAGAGGAATATTTAATTTTAGACATGGGTTCTGTGAATCGCATTGAAGAGATGCGAATGCTCACAAAAAATGATCCAATCACAAATTTCCCAGAACGTTTTGTAACTTATTATAGCGAAGACGATATTACTTGGCACCAATTACATGAAGAGAACTTCTTTTTGTCGGAGCCAGGCACTTGGTATAAGTGGAGATTCTCTGCAGTAAACTTAAGGTATTTGAAATTAGTTTTTTTCCAAGAGAAACAACCAAACAAAAAAGACTATGTTACCGAGGTCATCGAACTCGAGTTATACTCTAGCCCAGATAAAAAAGATTACGGCGGCCCAACAAGAGAACCCCTCCCCTATGCTTCGGTTCTTAGGTCGGGGATCATTCGTCTTGCAGTGGATGGAGAGGTTAAAGAGGGGGTTGTCGTTCAGGCTAATGACAGACGACTCCGGGATGCGACTACGGAATACCGTGGGATTGTGGAACTCGCATCAGACGGGGAAGAAAAACCTGGGGTTGCCGTACAAGGAAATGATAAACGCCTAAAAATCGCCACTGAACTCACCCATGGCCTGGTTCGATTGTCAAGAAGTGGAGAAGCAAGGCCCGGACTTGTGGTGCAATCAGATGATGAACGTTTGCGAAGTGCCTCCACCGATCATCCAGGTATCGTTGAACTTGCCTTAGATGGAGAAACCCGTCCTGGCGTAGCTGTCCAAGGAAATGATTCTCGTCTTCGTATTGCCACAAAAAAAGCCATTGGCCTTGTGCAACTTGCTGACGCAGGGGAAGTCGCTGTTGATAAAGTAGTTACTGGTGATGATCCAAGGCTTAGAGATGCCACAAATACTGCCAAAGGAATTGTGCAACTAGCACCTAATGGTGGCGAAGAACCAAACACTGTGGTTCAAGGTAATGATAAACGTTTGAAACATGCCAGTACAGAATTACATGGTATTGTGCAATTGGCTCACTCAGGTGAAACGAAACCAGGTGCTGTTGTACAAGGAAATGATAAACGCCTTGCTAAGGCTGGGTTTCAGGATGCCGGCATTGTTTTACTCGCAAACCACGGTGAAGCTGTTCCCGGTAAGGTAGTCCTTTCGGATGATCCTAGATTGTCTGATAAAAGAGATCCAAAGCCGCATACCCATCCATATGCTGAAAAAGAACATGATTTTAATTCACATACAGGGCTTTTGAAAATCACAGGAGAGGCGGAAGCTTCTTCTAAAGGATTTGTGCCGCCGCAAGCAAACGACGCTGTGATCTACGGAAAAAATACAAAAGTAGGAACAGGGGTTGTGGGTGTATCCTCTGGCACGGGTGTTACTGGGTTTGGGGATTCTGTCGGAGTGTATGGAATTTCCAAAGGAAAGTCATCCAAACAGTCAGCGGGAATTTTAGGTGCCGGGACTACGGCGCCGGGTGGAAGGTTTTTATCTCAGTCTGATTTTGCGCTCGTAGTGGATGGGAAAGGAATTCCTGAGATGGAGCTTTCTGGATCAGGCAAAGCAATTTATGCAAATGGAGAGTCTCTGTTTGAAGGAAATCTTCGCATTACAAAAGAAGGTGGTGAGGAGTGTATTGCTCGTTACTTCCGATTGGATGGGAAGGATGTTGTGACTGCGGGGGATTTACTTGTGGCAACGGAAGAACCAGGAGTTCTTGGAAGGTCCAAACACCCCTACTCCACAAATGTCATCGGTGTTTGTGTCACAAATGCTCATGTGGTTTTTGGAAAACAAGAAAAGGCTGTGGAGTATGTTCTTGTGGCACTTCTTGGAATTACTAAAATGCATGTGGATGCATCACAAGTGCCGATTTATCCGGGAGATCTTTTGGTTTCTGGATTATCCTCTGGTCATGCAGTAAAAGCAGATCCCACAAAATTAAAACCGGGAATGCTTGTGGCAAAAGCGATTGAGGCCTGCAAACGAGACAAAGGAAATATTCTTTGTCTGTTAACTTTCTCCTAAAAACAAAGGTAACGGGGTGGGTTTTTTGATAAAACCTGCCTCGATGGCCCGTTTCAAAAGATATTCCACGGCTCCATGCCCCTCTTCCCCTAAATTTTTTGTGAATTCATTCACATACAAATTGATATGAGATTTGATCACCGCATCTTCTTTGTTTTGCGAATTGACCCGAATGTAATCCATCATTTCTTTTGGTTCCGCATAGGCGGCACTCAGACTTTGTCTCAGATTGGTTTGAAACTGGAGTGCTTCGTCTTTTGGTATATCGCGGCGGATGGCAATGGTACCTAAAGGAATGGGGTATCCCGTAGACTCCTCCCACCATTCTCCAAGATCCACTACCTTTTCCATTCCCCGTCCTTCGTAGGTAAATCTTTCTTCGTGGATGATGACACCAAGGCTATCTTCTTCACTCATGACTTTTGGAATGATTTCATCATAACGGAGTGGGTGTGGGTTATGTTTTCCATTAGTATATAAAGACAAAAGAAGGTTGGCAGTAGTTAACATTCCTGGAATGTAAAGTTTTTTGTAATTGGTAAGATCTGTTTTGGAATTTTTCTTTCTAACAAGTAAGGGGCCGCACCCTCTCCCGAGGGCGGAACCAGTTTCGAGTAAAATGTATTTGTCTATGATTTGAAAGTAGGCCGCAAACGAAAGTTTTGTGACAGGAAATTTTCCTTGGAAGGCAAATTCGTTTAAGTTCTCTACATCATATAATTCTTCTTTGACCGGGTAACTCGCGTTACGGATTAAGTGGTAGAAGAGGAAGGTATCGTTTGGGCATGGGGAATAGGCAAGAGATATCATAGGTTTAAGAAAAACTCCTTTGTTGGTGTGATCCAGAGGATCCGAATGATTAAAAATACAAACAGAGTGATGGAAATCCCAAGAAATAGGCGTAAAAAAGGTCTTTTTAGTGCTCCTTCTAGTAATAAGGAAAAAGGTAGAATGAGTGTAAACATTCGACTTAAGTTATCAAAAGACCTCCAATACCCCTCTTCTGCAATCAGGATTACAAATAAACTTCCGAAGATCGGAAACAGTAGGTTTATATTTTGTGAAAAGGATTCTTTGAGTGATTGGATGCTGACAACCGACAGGGAAATCAAAGAGATAAAAAATAGAATTTTGGGAAGTTCTTTCGGTTTGAATTGGAAAGATCCACCCTCTTGAAAACTTTTAAAAAATCCAAATAGAGGGAGATCTGTCATATCACGAAATCCAAGAGGATTGGTCCCCAGGTGATTTGGTGGATGGATCCAGCCGTAACCCACCAAACAAAGGAATGCGATGCCAGGGAGGGAATAAAGAACCATTTTTCCCCAATTTTTTTCCATGAGGGCCATAAAAACTATGGGCACAAGAAATAAAACTCCTAACTCACGAGTGATTACCATCAGTAGAAAAAAGAAAACGGAAAGAAGGTCTTTTTTGTTTTTAAAGAAGTAGAAGGCTATGATTCCAAAACTGACAAAGAGGGAGTCGGCAACGAGTAGAAAATTTGCGTTTAGTGAGAAAGGAGAAAGTAGATAAAAGACAACAAACCATTTTTTTGTTTCTGGAAGTAGAGAATACAAACAAAAGACAGATACGGAGAATACTAGAAATAGAAAGAGGAGAGTAACTAAGGGGTAATGCGAGAACCCAACTACCATTGAGACTGCACCAACAAAAAGAGAGAGTCCCATTCTGTGAAAGCGGAAATGGTAAGAATCGACTATCAGATCCCAATCACCACCGACAAACAGATCTTTTGCGAGAAAATAGAAGAATTGTCCATCGTACCCACCTGATTTGTAGATCACAAAATTCGAATCAACAAGGTTTGGATTGATTTCATAGAACCCTTCCCAAATCCCGATAAGGGCAGAAAGAGAGTGTTCATAGGGAGCTATTTTGTAGTAGATAAGTCCCCCGACTCCTAAAAGGAAAAAAACCAGTAAAAACCAAAGTTGGTGCCGTTTCACACTTCCATTTTGCAAAATTTAACAGATTCGAAAAGGAATTTCTCTGGAATTCTAAGAAGATTCTGACAGTTTGTATCCAAAGTTGGGGTAAATGAAAGAAGTTCTCGTTACAATCCAAAGTGTGTATCAATATTTAGAAAAACTTGGCCCCAAAAAATCCTTTCAGATTTTGAAGAATCTAGGTTATGAGAAGTTGCTTTCGTTAACCGGAAAGGTTCCAAAAGAAAGGCTTATCGTTCTTACGCAGAAGTTAAGTGAAGATACGGTGGTTGAACTCGTAAAACAAATTCCTGAAAAGATCCTTGTGGAGATGATTCGGGAGAATGATGACGATGATTTGGTTTATTTTATTCACTCCCTTCCTATGGCGGATTTAGCCCTTGTTTCACGAAGCATTCCGCCTCATGATGTGGGGTTACTTGCAAAAACTTTGGGTAAAGAGACCAGCGTAGAAATTCTTAAAACCTTAGGAATTGAAAAATCCATTGCTCTTCTTAAAGAAATTCCAATGAAAGACTTCCTTTGGTTGGTGCATGAAATTCATGTGGGACCAATCATCCAACTTGTGAGTGAGCTTTCTGTTGCAGATTGTAAAAAGTGGATCAAACAACGGGGCCTTGCTGAACTTCCGATACTCGTAAAATTTTTTGGAGTGACGAATGCTCTTGTGATTTTTAAAAAACTGGGTATGAACCAAGCTTTAGAAATGATGCAACTGTTAGGAACTCGAGAGATGTTGGAATTGTCACTTCTTTTGTCGGGAATGCATTTAGAGGAAAAGAATATGCCTGCTTTGGCTGTGTTAAAGCCAAATAATTTATCTTCAAAAAGTAAAACTAAACCAATACCGAAAAAAAAACAAATTCCAAAAAAGAAAAAAACTTCTAAACGCTGATATTGACTTTAGGGAAGAAAATGGTGAATTTACTTCCCTCCCCCATCGTACTCTCTACAAAGATTTCACCGGACATTTTGTCCACTAGGGATTTAACAATGGACAGGCCAAGACCTGTGCCCCCAATTTTTTTATTATCTGAGGATGGGATTCGAAAGAAACGATCAAAGATTTGGTTTTTGTAGTTCGGGTCAATGCCTATGCCTGTATCTTCTACAGTGATTTCAATTTTCCCATTGGTATCGCGGATGGAGATTCCGATTTTTCCTTTGAACGTATACTTCAATGCATTCACATAAAGGTTAGTAATGATTTGTGAAAATTCAAATTTGATTCCACGTAAGAAGAACCCTTTTTTCAATGAAAGATCCCATTCGATTGGTTTTCCTTTTGCAAGGTGAGAGTTCATATGAATGACATCTTCAATGACTGGAACTGGGTCAAAAATTTCGATTACCTCGGCTTCTTTGTCTTTTTCTCTAGATGTAGTTAACTTTAATAAGTTTTCGATTAAGAAACTGAGACGTTTAGCATTTTTGTCGATGACTTCCAACATATTTTTATGTTCGGTGTTGAATGGTAGCGAAGTGTCCGATTTAAAAAATTCCAGATACCCTCTAATATTTGTCATAGGACTTCTGAGTTCATGACTTACATTGGATATGAATTCGTGTTGCAGGCGTTCTTGTTCTTTTCTTTCGGAGTTGGGTCGGAATTGTACTTGGTAACGTTTTTTTGGTGAAAGGAGAATAGACGTAAAACTAATGTCTACTTCTAGTTTACTTCCATCTTTTAACATAATTTCCACATCAGGAAGAGATAACATTGTGTCCGAAGAGAGGTCCGAACCAAATCGGAGTTGGTTAGAAACCTGATTTCCCAAAATGATATCTTCAATATTCATTTTGGTGATATCACCACGTGTATAGCTGGTTAGTAAACGGAACTGGTTGTTTGCTTCTAATATACTTCCTGTGTCGGCATCCACGAGTGCAATGGCCTCTCTGGAAAATTCAAACAAATACCTATACTTTTCTTCGGAATATTGTAAATCTACGGCAGATCTATCTAATTTGATCTCTAAAATAGAAATTAAATTTTCGAGTTCAGTGATCTCTTCTCTTTGGAGCTCTAACTTTGCATTAAATGAGTCTAACATTGAGTTCACGAGAACCTTCACTCTGTTGTCTAATTGTAATGTTTCATCGGAGTTGAGTCTTGAATTATAATTGCCCTGAAGGATATCTAATACTACGGAATTCACGTCAACGATGAGATGTCTCACTGCATTGAGTTTTCTGTAGTTGATTTGAGAGGGTGCGTGGAGTTTCGTTTCGGTTGGTTCTTGGAAACTACTAAGTTTACGCACATCAAAGACTTTTTTGGGTTCCAGTGCTGATAGGATTTCATCAAAATCAAAAGCAGTTTTTACGGCTTCGGGTTGGATGACCCTACGTATCAGTCGGAAATACACATCTTTTAGTAGAGGATAAAGAGTGGTCGCATCTCCCTTGTAAGAGAAAATTCCTTTTTGAATGAGAGGATGTGCATTCAAAAGATTTTTTGTCTCCCCTACTCGGAGGTGCGGATAAAAATGAGAGAGTTGTAAATCTTCCCAAAGATTTCCATTGCTTAGTTGGTTTGTGTTTTGTAATAAATCAATGGCTTTTCTGACAGCAAGAAGAACTCCAGAGATTTCCCTCCCTGTTTTTAATACAGCATCTCCACTAAACGCAAGTAAGGTGGATGGGAAAAAAGATTTGGTTTCTAATATTGGTAGATCTAGTGTATTTGCGAAATCTTGAAAGTTCCTGAGAAAAGGGCTAGAAAATGGATCGGATACAAGCCCAAGACAAGATGGCTTTAGAAATTCTTTTTCTTCTAAAAATCCTGGTGTGTCAATGTAACGAACTTTGACTGGATTTTGGGGGGCATACTCTTCTAAGAATTTTTCTGCATAGAGTCTTTCTACGGAGTATTGGTGCGGAACGGGCAGGATGTAGGCTTTGTTTCTTGTGAGATCTTCTGGTTTGAATTGGAACCGGGAATAAAAGGAAAGCGGTGAGTGGTAGAGATAAATCCCTTTGTAAATACGTTTTAGCTTTGATTTTTTTAAGAAACTATCTTGTAGGTAGGCAATGGTAGGGACTTCCCCCGCTTCTACTCGACCAGCGTCTAGTAATGGCATAATTGCCTTATGATGAGTATTGACGTGAAGTGTTACCTTCACACCAAATTCTTCAAAGTATCCTTTTTTATAGGCGACTACAACCGGTAAAGAACTAAGGCGACTTGTTATACAAATCTGGATCACATGGCAACAATTCCAAAAATAGGAATCGTTGCCAAATCATTCTAGTTGGATTTGCCGCTATGCAGAAAAAATCTCTTGGAGGAATTCCGTTGTTCTTTTGGTATATTCCGAAACTTCTTTTTCATTCATAACCTTTGCCGAGAGTAAGGAAAGGTCGTAAATGATCCTTGCCAATTTTTTTCCTTTTTCTGGATTTACACCTTCGAACGCTTGTAAGGCGGATTTTACAAGTGGCGACTTCGAGTTTACCATAAGTGTATGTGATTTCAGAATGTTTTTCATGTCCTCTCGATTTAGCATTGAGTTCATTTCTGACATTCGTCTCATAAACTCCGGCAAAAGGATGACACCCGGCACATCTAAAGATTTTAAGGCTTCCACTTTGATTTCTACACCTTCAGAAGGCAAAGAAGTTTGAAACAATGATTGAATTCTGTCGGATTCTGTTTTGTTTTCTTCATTTACCAAATCTTTTGGAGCCTCTTTGTCGACGATCTGGTCTGCAATTTCTGAATCCACTCTCTGAAATTTCCAATCTGGATTTTTCATCTCTAAGTGTTGAATGAGATGGGAATCGATTTTGGAATCAACGAGGAGTGCTTCGAGTCCTTGTGACTTCAAGAGCTCCATATAAACAGAACCCATTTCTGTTTCATTTGCGTAGAAGATTTTGTTTTGGTTCTTTTCTTTGTTTTTTTCCCAATATTCGGAAGTGGTAGAGTATCCCCCTTCTGAATTTTTGAAGATCAGGTGATCTTTCATTGCTTCGTAGAACTTTTCGTCTGTGAGAACACCGTATTTTACAAACAGTGATATATCGTTCCAATTTTCTTCATATTTAGTTCTATTCTTTTTGAAATCTTCAATGAGGCGATCTGCTACCTTTTTAATGATATGGTTAGAGATTTTTTTCACTAACGGGTCGTTTTGTAAATAAGACCTAGAAACATTCAAAGGAAGGTCTGGGATGTCGATGGTTCCTTTAAGAATGGTAAGAAATTGGGGGATGAGCTCACTTGCATTGTCGCTGACAAAGACATGATTACAAAATAGTTTGATCCCGTTTTTGGAAGCTTCTAATTCATGCGTGAGCTTGGGGAAATACAGAATCCCTTGTAAACGAAATGGATAATCTACATTCAAATGAATATGAAAAAGCGACTCACCAGAAAATGGGAACAAATAGGAATAAAAATCTTTATAGTCCTCTTGAGAAACCTTTGCCGGTTCTTCGGACCATAATGGCTTTTCGCGGTTTACTTTTTCATCTTGTACATAAATCCCGACAGGTAAAAAATCGCAGTACTTTTTGATTAACTCTTTTAATTTCCATTTATCTAGGTATTCGCCGGACTCACTGTCCAGGTATAAAGAGATTTTAGTTCCTCTGGTTTCTTTTTCTATCTGTGAGATAGTAAAGTCAGTTCCCGATTCACTTGACCACAAAACGGCCGTTTGGCCTTTTTTGTAAGATTTAGTCTCTATTGTAACTTTTTTGGAAACCATAAAAGATGAATAAAAGCCGAGTCCAAAATGGCCTATGATTTCAGCTTTATTTTCTGCATTTTGGTATTGTTTTGCGAAGTCTGTTGCACCAGAGAAAGCAATTTGGTTGATGTATTTTTTTACTTCTTCTGTGGTCATACCCACACCATTATCTTCGATGGAGAGGATCCTTTTCTCTACATCAAAGTTTAGGTCGATTTTGTATTCGTTTCCACCTTCAAATTCTTCCGATAAGGAAATCTTCTTTAATTTTGTGATGGCATCACTTGCATTGGATACTAATTCCCTTAAGAAAATATCTTTTTCTGAATACAGCCATTTTTTAATGATGGGAAAGATATTTTCCGTTTCTACACTGATTTTTCCTGTTTCTTCAGCTGACATATGTTACTCCTTGATTTTTAGTTGTTTTTTTATTAATATGACTTTGGTTCTTTCCGGTTTGGATAGATTATGAAACGTTTTTTCTATGGTTTGAATGTCAAAATTTCCTAGAAGGTTTACAAGAAGTTCGGAGTCTTGTTTTGAGATTCCATTTTTTTCTAAATAGTCTGCGAGGAATACATTTCTTTTTTTTCCAAAGCTCTGAACCATTTCGAGAAATTCCTGGGATTGTTTGGTAAACGTATAGCGTTTATATCCTAAATAGGAAAAAACACCTAAAACGGCAAGAAAAACTAGAAGGAAAATGGAAGGTGGATTTGGGAGGTTCGATTTTTTTGGAAGGACCTGCAGGTCTTTTTTCTTCTCTGGAAGAATGGAAATCTCCGGAAATTGAATCGATAGTGTTTTGTATCGATTTTCTTTTAAAGAGAAAAAGCTAAACTGGTAAGGTGAGAGTTGAAGATTTTCTTTTGATTGGATTTGATAACCGTAAAGAAATTTGACTACAGAATAAAACCCATAATCTTCGGAATCTAATTTGCGAAAGGTTTTGTTTCTCGTTTGTGAAATGAGTTGTACCTTCGGGTTGGACTGGAGAAACGGGCGGATACCTTC
It encodes the following:
- a CDS encoding ATP-binding protein, which gives rise to MIQICITSRLSSLPVVVAYKKGYFEEFGVKVTLHVNTHHKAIMPLLDAGRVEAGEVPTIAYLQDSFLKKSKLKRIYKGIYLYHSPLSFYSRFQFKPEDLTRNKAYILPVPHQYSVERLYAEKFLEEYAPQNPVKVRYIDTPGFLEEKEFLKPSCLGLVSDPFSSPFLRNFQDFANTLDLPILETKSFFPSTLLAFSGDAVLKTGREISGVLLAVRKAIDLLQNTNQLSNGNLWEDLQLSHFYPHLRVGETKNLLNAHPLIQKGIFSYKGDATTLYPLLKDVYFRLIRRVIQPEAVKTAFDFDEILSALEPKKVFDVRKLSSFQEPTETKLHAPSQINYRKLNAVRHLIVDVNSVVLDILQGNYNSRLNSDETLQLDNRVKVLVNSMLDSFNAKLELQREEITELENLISILEIKLDRSAVDLQYSEEKYRYLFEFSREAIALVDADTGSILEANNQFRLLTSYTRGDITKMNIEDIILGNQVSNQLRFGSDLSSDTMLSLPDVEIMLKDGSKLEVDISFTSILLSPKKRYQVQFRPNSERKEQERLQHEFISNVSHELRSPMTNIRGYLEFFKSDTSLPFNTEHKNMLEVIDKNAKRLSFLIENLLKLTTSREKDKEAEVIEIFDPVPVIEDVIHMNSHLAKGKPIEWDLSLKKGFFLRGIKFEFSQIITNLYVNALKYTFKGKIGISIRDTNGKIEITVEDTGIGIDPNYKNQIFDRFFRIPSSDNKKIGGTGLGLSIVKSLVDKMSGEIFVESTMGEGSKFTIFFPKVNISV
- the htpG gene encoding molecular chaperone HtpG, with amino-acid sequence MSAEETGKISVETENIFPIIKKWLYSEKDIFLRELVSNASDAITKLKKISLSEEFEGGNEYKIDLNFDVEKRILSIEDNGVGMTTEEVKKYINQIAFSGATDFAKQYQNAENKAEIIGHFGLGFYSSFMVSKKVTIETKSYKKGQTAVLWSSESGTDFTISQIEKETRGTKISLYLDSESGEYLDKWKLKELIKKYCDFLPVGIYVQDEKVNREKPLWSEEPAKVSQEDYKDFYSYLFPFSGESLFHIHLNVDYPFRLQGILYFPKLTHELEASKNGIKLFCNHVFVSDNASELIPQFLTILKGTIDIPDLPLNVSRSYLQNDPLVKKISNHIIKKVADRLIEDFKKNRTKYEENWNDISLFVKYGVLTDEKFYEAMKDHLIFKNSEGGYSTTSEYWEKNKEKNQNKIFYANETEMGSVYMELLKSQGLEALLVDSKIDSHLIQHLEMKNPDWKFQRVDSEIADQIVDKEAPKDLVNEENKTESDRIQSLFQTSLPSEGVEIKVEALKSLDVPGVILLPEFMRRMSEMNSMLNREDMKNILKSHTLMVNSKSPLVKSALQAFEGVNPEKGKKLARIIYDLSLLSAKVMNEKEVSEYTKRTTEFLQEIFSA